A genomic region of Sphingobium sp. HWE2-09 contains the following coding sequences:
- a CDS encoding metallophosphoesterase, which produces MAILFTADTHFGDHRTINIHKRPFASVAEMDAHISTRWNEVVHPDDTVWHLGDVARGAAHISRIQALNGIKHLVRGNNDDDGFADADIWASVTHYAEIEIDDYRLVLCHYPFRSWSGQHRGSINLHGHSHGKLKPMPRQFDVGVDAQDYAPVRLEDLLRPKTC; this is translated from the coding sequence ATGGCGATCCTCTTCACCGCTGACACCCACTTTGGCGATCACCGCACGATCAACATCCATAAGCGCCCGTTTGCTTCTGTTGCCGAAATGGATGCCCATATCTCGACGCGCTGGAACGAGGTGGTCCACCCCGACGATACCGTCTGGCACCTCGGCGATGTCGCGCGAGGTGCGGCGCATATCTCGCGTATCCAAGCCCTTAACGGCATCAAACATCTGGTGCGCGGCAATAACGATGACGACGGCTTCGCTGATGCCGACATATGGGCCAGCGTGACCCATTATGCCGAAATTGAGATCGACGATTACAGGCTCGTTCTATGTCACTACCCCTTTAGATCATGGAGCGGTCAGCATCGTGGGTCCATCAATTTGCACGGCCACAGCCATGGCAAGCTGAAGCCCATGCCCCGCCAGTTCGATGTCGGTGTGGATGCGCAGGACTATGCCCCTGTTCGGCTGGAAGACCTGCTGCGACCCAAGACCTGCTGA
- a CDS encoding alpha-ketoglutarate-dependent dioxygenase AlkB: MTAMFELFDTPAVPGLALREAMLTDAEEAALIRHIDGAALTPFRFQQWTGKRLTYSYGWNYDFEHVRFAPAEPMPDWLLDVRQRASAFAGLAANDLVQALLIRYDPGGGIGWHKDRPVFEHVVGISLGNEAVLRLRRRNAAGFERAKVSLPPRSFYHLSGEVRHGWEHSIAPMEVPRWSITFRSLSDKGRLA, from the coding sequence ATGACCGCGATGTTCGAACTGTTCGACACACCTGCCGTTCCCGGGCTCGCTCTGCGGGAAGCCATGCTGACCGACGCTGAGGAAGCTGCGCTCATCAGGCATATCGATGGCGCCGCCCTCACCCCCTTTCGCTTCCAGCAATGGACGGGCAAGCGCCTCACCTACTCCTATGGCTGGAACTATGATTTCGAACATGTCCGCTTCGCACCCGCCGAGCCGATGCCCGACTGGCTCCTCGATGTGCGACAACGGGCGTCTGCCTTTGCTGGCCTTGCGGCAAATGATCTCGTCCAGGCGCTGCTGATCCGCTATGATCCGGGAGGGGGCATCGGCTGGCACAAGGACAGGCCGGTGTTCGAGCATGTCGTCGGCATCTCGCTTGGCAATGAAGCCGTCCTGCGCCTGCGCCGTCGGAACGCCGCCGGATTCGAGCGTGCCAAGGTCTCGCTGCCGCCGCGCTCCTTCTATCATCTTTCGGGTGAGGTGCGGCACGGCTGGGAACATAGCATCGCGCCCATGGAGGTGCCGCGCTGGTCGATCACATTCCGCAGCCTGTCGGACAAGGGCCGCCTGGCGTGA
- a CDS encoding DUF3429 domain-containing protein: MKEYSSSRPKDKVPLDSVIFGYGPMLPFLAAAVGVWLMPPPWPGVARDLVILWGALILAFVAGVRRGFGFGDPAASTSAAIATMLLYFLPAGIALVLHWADQPILALAVLIAGYALVAMFDAHAAKAGDAPAHFARIRPSQMMIAIGGLAAVLAHSWT, encoded by the coding sequence ATGAAAGAATATTCGTCGTCACGACCGAAGGACAAAGTCCCGCTCGACAGCGTGATCTTCGGCTATGGACCGATGTTGCCCTTTCTCGCCGCCGCCGTCGGCGTCTGGTTGATGCCGCCGCCATGGCCAGGCGTTGCGCGGGACTTGGTCATTTTATGGGGCGCGCTCATACTTGCGTTCGTCGCGGGGGTGCGACGCGGCTTCGGGTTCGGCGACCCAGCAGCATCAACGTCTGCGGCGATCGCGACTATGCTGCTCTACTTCTTACCAGCGGGCATCGCGCTGGTGCTGCATTGGGCGGATCAGCCGATCCTCGCGCTGGCGGTTCTGATTGCGGGCTATGCCCTGGTTGCAATGTTCGACGCTCACGCCGCGAAAGCTGGAGACGCACCCGCCCATTTTGCACGCATAAGGCCCTCGCAGATGATGATCGCCATCGGCGGGCTGGCCGCTGTTCTCGCACATTCATGGACATAG
- the xth gene encoding exodeoxyribonuclease III: MKIATYNVNGINGRLAVLLRWLELAEPDVVCLQELKAPDERFPQAALRDLGYDAIWLGQKSWNGVAILSRVGEIHETRRGLTGEPEDVQSRYIEAAVNGVLIAGLYLPNGNPRPGPKFDYKLRWFDRLHDHLSTLVSLDAPVVIAGDFNVMPTDLDVYVPDRWRDDALFAPEVRQAYSRLLKQGWTDALRHLHPDERIYTFWKYWRNSFERDAGLRIDHVLLNDKAEARLISAEVDRRPRGWEKTSDHAPVIVELADKPKRKRKA; this comes from the coding sequence ATGAAGATCGCGACCTACAATGTGAACGGGATCAACGGACGGCTGGCAGTGCTGCTGCGCTGGCTGGAGCTTGCCGAGCCGGACGTCGTGTGTTTGCAGGAATTGAAGGCTCCTGACGAGCGCTTCCCGCAAGCCGCCCTCCGCGACCTTGGCTACGACGCGATCTGGCTCGGGCAGAAGAGCTGGAACGGCGTCGCGATATTAAGCCGCGTCGGCGAAATCCACGAGACGCGCCGGGGACTTACGGGAGAGCCGGAGGATGTTCAGAGCCGTTACATCGAAGCGGCGGTGAACGGCGTGCTGATTGCTGGTCTTTATCTGCCCAACGGCAACCCGCGCCCCGGCCCGAAGTTCGATTACAAGCTGCGCTGGTTCGACCGGCTACACGATCATCTCTCGACGCTCGTCTCGCTCGATGCGCCGGTGGTGATCGCTGGCGACTTCAACGTCATGCCGACCGATCTCGACGTCTATGTGCCCGATCGCTGGCGGGATGACGCGCTGTTCGCGCCGGAAGTCCGACAAGCCTATTCCCGGCTGCTTAAACAGGGTTGGACCGATGCGCTGCGGCATCTTCATCCCGACGAGCGCATCTACACCTTCTGGAAATATTGGCGCAATTCGTTCGAGCGCGATGCAGGCCTGCGGATCGATCATGTCCTGCTCAACGACAAGGCCGAGGCGCGGCTCATCTCGGCGGAGGTCGATCGCCGTCCGCGCGGCTGGGAGAAGACCAGCGACCATGCGCCGGTCATCGTGGAGCTCGCCGACAAGCCGAAGCGCAAGCGGAAGGCCTAG
- a CDS encoding ImuA family protein — protein MSVRSPLPASSAADPVAKLREAVMRTRGQSTLSLPFGIELMDERLASGGVDGAGLHEFAAASSSLNDDAAATLFLAGIAARFAADAGQTVCWAMTAFDLYAPGLEQVGLGPDKLLYAQGRKDVDILAIAEDALRDGSLACVIAEVKSADMTATRRLQLAASDGQTPILLYRRHRSRDRCPLASPSSAMTRWRIGCAPSERLPWPGVGRARWQVALVRQRNGDPFSLELEACDAKGRLALPAPSRDRAAAQDGAINRAA, from the coding sequence ATGTCCGTTCGTTCGCCCCTTCCCGCCTCGTCGGCGGCCGATCCCGTTGCAAAGCTGCGTGAAGCGGTCATGCGGACGCGTGGCCAATCGACGCTAAGCCTGCCCTTCGGCATTGAGCTCATGGACGAAAGGCTGGCCAGCGGGGGCGTTGACGGCGCTGGTCTTCATGAGTTTGCCGCCGCCTCATCCAGTCTCAATGACGACGCCGCCGCCACGCTCTTTCTCGCCGGCATAGCCGCGCGGTTCGCGGCAGATGCTGGCCAGACCGTCTGCTGGGCGATGACGGCCTTCGATCTCTATGCGCCCGGGCTGGAACAGGTCGGTCTTGGACCGGATAAGCTGCTCTACGCGCAGGGCCGCAAGGATGTAGACATCCTTGCGATCGCAGAGGATGCGTTGCGCGATGGATCGCTTGCCTGCGTGATAGCGGAGGTGAAGTCTGCCGACATGACTGCGACCCGGCGGCTGCAGCTGGCCGCTTCGGACGGTCAGACACCCATCCTCCTCTACCGTCGCCATCGGTCGCGCGATCGTTGCCCCCTCGCCTCGCCCTCCTCCGCCATGACGCGGTGGCGCATAGGCTGCGCGCCATCGGAGCGACTGCCCTGGCCAGGCGTCGGTCGCGCCCGCTGGCAGGTCGCGCTTGTCCGCCAGCGCAATGGCGATCCCTTTTCCCTCGAACTGGAGGCGTGCGATGCCAAGGGTCGCCTCGCTCTTCCTGCCCCATCTCGCGATCGAGCGGCTGCGCAGGACGGCGCCATCAACCGCGCTGCCTAA
- a CDS encoding SOS response-associated peptidase produces MCNDYRLLVDLASIVEDFDNLSIKITMPEGAPNVPAREDIRITDMAPIVRAVEGAPRAAELVNRRWSWPSPKGKPVYNFRSEGRQFESHRCLILADGFYEFTDPSEPKQKRLNKWLFTMAGHPWFCIAGIWRIWRKSAVGEAFTMLTMDAGPDVAPYHHRQIVPLTRDQWADWLDPTVPAAQVLRWLPQGSLPVTQVYGAPPAQGALVL; encoded by the coding sequence ATGTGCAATGACTACCGGCTGCTGGTCGATCTGGCATCGATCGTCGAGGACTTCGATAACCTGTCGATCAAGATCACAATGCCCGAAGGGGCGCCCAATGTGCCCGCGCGCGAAGATATCCGCATCACCGACATGGCGCCAATCGTTCGCGCTGTCGAAGGAGCGCCTCGTGCGGCGGAACTCGTCAACCGCCGCTGGAGCTGGCCAAGCCCCAAGGGCAAGCCGGTCTACAATTTCCGCAGCGAGGGCCGGCAGTTTGAATCGCATCGGTGTTTGATCCTAGCAGATGGCTTTTACGAGTTCACCGATCCTTCCGAGCCCAAACAGAAGCGGCTCAATAAATGGCTCTTCACCATGGCTGGCCATCCATGGTTCTGCATCGCCGGCATCTGGCGCATCTGGCGCAAGAGCGCGGTGGGTGAAGCCTTCACCATGCTGACCATGGACGCCGGGCCCGACGTTGCCCCCTATCACCACCGCCAGATTGTTCCGCTGACCCGCGACCAGTGGGCTGACTGGCTCGATCCAACGGTGCCGGCCGCCCAGGTGCTGCGCTGGCTTCCGCAGGGAAGCCTGCCGGTGACCCAGGTCTATGGAGCCCCGCCAGCGCAGGGAGCGCTTGTCCTGTGA
- a CDS encoding 3'-5' exonuclease — MLVFLDFEASSLSKRSYPIEVGWVFEDGQAEAYLIRPAPDWTDWDGEAEAIHHIARERLLEEGTPHDVVATHMVEALDGRDLLASAPSWDGKWLSALLRAAGLPRHRLRLRDSDDAMRETAESILRPVLPPDRLAASVGDIIAEVEALVRVNTPAHRALEDARAERAQWLAVRDAATRMVKNMVQARRE, encoded by the coding sequence ATGCTCGTGTTTCTCGACTTCGAAGCCTCCTCCTTGAGCAAGCGCAGCTATCCGATCGAGGTCGGCTGGGTATTCGAGGACGGTCAGGCTGAGGCCTATCTGATCCGGCCCGCACCTGACTGGACAGATTGGGACGGAGAGGCCGAGGCGATCCATCACATTGCGCGAGAGCGATTGCTCGAAGAAGGCACGCCGCACGATGTCGTCGCGACCCACATGGTCGAGGCGCTCGACGGGCGTGACCTGCTGGCGAGCGCACCCTCATGGGATGGCAAGTGGTTGAGCGCCCTGCTGCGCGCTGCGGGATTGCCGCGTCACCGGCTTCGCCTGCGTGACAGCGACGACGCGATGCGGGAGACCGCCGAGAGCATCTTGCGGCCCGTGCTGCCGCCTGACCGACTGGCTGCTTCCGTCGGCGACATCATTGCCGAGGTAGAGGCGCTGGTGAGGGTCAATACGCCAGCGCATCGGGCGCTCGAAGACGCCCGAGCCGAGCGAGCGCAATGGCTTGCGGTGCGTGATGCGGCAACGCGCATGGTAAAGAACATGGTTCAGGCGAGGCGAGAGTGA
- a CDS encoding error-prone DNA polymerase, whose product MSANLIPATSYVELQVTSHFSFLRGASSPEELFSAAALLGHGAMGLADRASVAGVVRGWAGQKATGVRMIPGSRVDLTDGRALLLYPRTRTAWSQLTRLLSIGKARGGKGCCILEWADVVAHADDMVAILIPDMPNAVTADHLRELHAVFGERGFCVLSLRRRPDDADRLHRLDTLAHTQGVRCVATGDVLYHSSERRPLQDVVSAIRERCTIDELGFRRERFMDRNLKSPAEMERRFAAFPDAIQASADIAAQCTFDLGEIQYQYPYEQVMEGRTAQEALAALTEQAAALHFPDGVPQRYRQQIDHELKLIAELDYAPYFLTVHSIVAESRRRGILCQGRGSAANSCVCFLLGVTSIDPIEHELLFERFVSGERREPPDIDVDFEHERREEIIQWIYESYGRDRSALTAVVTRYRTRGAVAEVGKALGLPRDLTKMLTGLVWGWSMDGIPQEQIESLNLNAEDHRLKLTLDLARQLIGTPRHLSQHPGGFVLTQDRLDDLVPIEPARMEDRQIIEWDKDDIDALKFMKVDVLGLGMLGCMNRAFTLLEQEKGVTKTMADLQDDDPRVFSMIQKADTLGTFQIESRAQMSMLPRMKPREFYDLVIQVAIVRPGPIQGDMVHPYLRRREGKETPEYPKPELRAVLQKTLGVPLFQEQAMKVAIVGAGFTPVEADQLRRAMATFKLTGGVSHFYDKLVGGMIANGYSKEFAERTFKQIEGFGSYGFPESHAASFAKIAYASCWMKYHHPDVFCAALLNAQPMGFYAPAQIVRDARNHGVEVRPVSINHSHWDCTLEQTGGRYLAVRLGFRNVRGLANAHSAAIVAARGPAPYDSVEDVWRRARVPRAAIERLAEADAFHCLAQDRRQGLWKVKGLGEAPLPLFAAADARAGLFSPEGLEPDVALTPMTAGREVVEDYRSTQLSLRGHPLQFLRAELDAMRIVRCADLPSIRDGRNIEVAGVILVRQRPGSAKGVLFVTIEDETGVAQGILWPDRFETYRRQVMSASMIAMRGRLQKEGEVIHIICDRIVDHDAMLRSIGRMDFTVAPGRGDGASHGGGPDPRDPAFPSGRTLSSPPFTTRAPQGELLPIRSHDFH is encoded by the coding sequence ATGAGTGCCAACCTGATCCCTGCCACTAGCTATGTCGAACTGCAGGTCACCAGCCACTTCTCCTTCCTGCGCGGCGCATCCTCACCCGAAGAACTGTTCTCGGCGGCGGCGCTTTTGGGGCACGGTGCAATGGGGCTTGCCGACCGAGCTTCGGTGGCCGGCGTGGTGCGTGGCTGGGCGGGGCAGAAGGCGACCGGCGTGCGCATGATCCCGGGCAGCCGGGTCGACCTCACCGACGGGCGCGCATTGCTGCTCTACCCCCGGACCCGCACCGCCTGGTCGCAACTGACGCGCCTCCTCTCGATCGGCAAGGCCCGCGGCGGCAAAGGGTGTTGCATTCTCGAATGGGCCGACGTCGTAGCGCATGCTGACGACATGGTCGCGATCCTCATCCCCGACATGCCGAACGCGGTGACCGCTGATCATTTGCGCGAGCTGCACGCCGTCTTTGGCGAACGCGGCTTTTGCGTCCTGTCGCTGCGTCGGCGCCCGGACGACGCCGATCGGCTGCATCGGCTCGACACGCTCGCGCATACCCAGGGCGTTCGCTGCGTTGCCACGGGCGATGTTCTCTATCACAGCAGCGAACGACGACCGTTGCAGGATGTCGTGAGCGCCATCCGCGAGCGATGCACCATCGATGAGCTGGGCTTCCGGCGCGAGCGCTTCATGGACCGGAACCTCAAATCACCGGCCGAGATGGAACGGCGCTTCGCCGCTTTCCCCGATGCCATCCAGGCGAGCGCCGACATCGCCGCGCAATGCACATTCGACCTTGGAGAAATCCAGTATCAATATCCCTATGAGCAGGTGATGGAGGGCCGCACCGCGCAGGAAGCGCTGGCGGCATTGACGGAGCAGGCCGCAGCCCTTCACTTTCCCGATGGCGTACCGCAGCGCTACCGCCAGCAGATCGATCATGAGCTAAAGCTCATCGCCGAGCTCGACTATGCGCCTTATTTCCTGACGGTGCATTCGATCGTCGCGGAAAGCCGGCGGCGCGGCATTCTGTGCCAGGGGCGTGGTTCGGCGGCCAATAGCTGCGTCTGCTTTCTCCTCGGTGTCACATCGATAGATCCGATCGAACATGAACTGCTCTTCGAGCGCTTCGTCTCGGGCGAGCGGCGCGAGCCGCCCGACATCGACGTCGACTTCGAGCATGAGCGGCGCGAGGAGATCATCCAGTGGATCTATGAGAGCTACGGCCGCGACCGCTCGGCGTTGACGGCAGTGGTGACCCGCTACCGCACCCGCGGCGCCGTTGCAGAAGTCGGGAAGGCGCTTGGCCTGCCACGCGATCTCACCAAGATGCTGACTGGCCTGGTCTGGGGCTGGTCGATGGACGGCATTCCGCAGGAGCAGATCGAGAGCCTCAACCTCAATGCCGAGGATCATCGCCTCAAGCTCACGCTCGACCTTGCCCGCCAGCTGATCGGGACGCCCCGCCACCTCTCCCAGCATCCCGGCGGCTTTGTTCTGACCCAGGACCGGCTCGACGATCTGGTGCCGATCGAACCGGCGCGCATGGAGGATCGGCAGATCATCGAATGGGACAAGGACGACATCGACGCCTTGAAGTTCATGAAGGTCGATGTGCTGGGTCTTGGCATGCTCGGCTGCATGAACCGCGCCTTCACCCTGCTTGAACAGGAGAAGGGCGTCACAAAGACCATGGCCGACTTGCAGGACGATGATCCTCGCGTGTTCAGCATGATCCAGAAGGCCGACACGCTTGGCACCTTCCAGATCGAGAGCCGGGCGCAGATGTCGATGCTGCCGCGCATGAAGCCGCGCGAGTTCTACGATCTGGTCATCCAGGTCGCGATCGTGCGTCCCGGCCCGATCCAGGGCGACATGGTCCATCCCTATCTTCGCCGCCGCGAAGGCAAGGAGACGCCGGAATATCCCAAGCCCGAGCTGCGGGCTGTTCTGCAAAAGACGCTGGGTGTCCCGCTCTTCCAGGAACAGGCGATGAAGGTCGCGATCGTCGGCGCTGGCTTTACGCCGGTCGAGGCCGACCAGCTGCGCCGCGCCATGGCGACGTTCAAGCTCACCGGCGGGGTCAGCCATTTCTACGACAAGCTGGTCGGCGGGATGATCGCCAACGGCTATTCGAAGGAATTTGCCGAGCGCACCTTCAAGCAGATCGAGGGGTTCGGCAGCTACGGCTTCCCCGAGAGCCACGCCGCCTCCTTCGCCAAGATCGCTTATGCGTCCTGCTGGATGAAATATCATCATCCCGACGTCTTCTGCGCCGCGCTGCTCAACGCGCAGCCAATGGGCTTCTATGCGCCCGCCCAGATCGTGCGGGACGCGCGCAATCATGGGGTCGAAGTGCGTCCTGTCTCGATCAACCATAGCCATTGGGACTGCACGCTGGAACAGACAGGCGGGCGCTATCTGGCGGTGCGCCTGGGGTTCCGCAACGTGCGTGGGTTGGCCAACGCCCATAGCGCGGCCATCGTCGCCGCGCGTGGTCCAGCGCCCTATGATAGCGTCGAGGATGTCTGGCGGCGAGCCAGGGTGCCCCGCGCCGCAATCGAGCGCCTGGCCGAAGCTGACGCTTTCCATTGCCTCGCGCAGGATCGGCGGCAGGGCCTGTGGAAGGTGAAGGGCCTTGGCGAAGCACCCCTGCCCCTGTTCGCAGCCGCCGATGCCCGCGCCGGTCTCTTCTCGCCGGAGGGGTTGGAGCCCGATGTGGCGCTCACACCCATGACCGCCGGCCGCGAGGTGGTCGAGGATTATCGCTCCACCCAGCTGTCGCTACGCGGCCATCCCCTGCAATTCCTGCGCGCTGAGCTCGACGCCATGCGGATCGTGCGCTGCGCCGATCTTCCCTCGATCCGTGATGGGCGCAACATCGAGGTGGCGGGCGTCATCCTCGTGCGCCAGCGGCCCGGCTCCGCCAAGGGCGTGCTGTTCGTCACGATCGAAGACGAGACCGGTGTCGCGCAGGGCATCCTCTGGCCCGACCGGTTCGAGACCTATCGCCGGCAGGTGATGTCCGCCTCCATGATCGCCATGCGGGGACGGCTGCAAAAGGAAGGCGAGGTGATCCACATCATCTGCGATCGCATCGTCGATCATGACGCGATGCTACGTTCGATCGGACGGATGGACTTCACCGTTGCACCAGGCCGGGGCGACGGTGCCTCGCATGGCGGTGGGCCCGATCCACGCGACCCGGCATTTCCAAGCGGTCGCACCTTGTCCTCGCCGCCATTCACCACGCGTGCCCCGCAGGGTGAGCTCCTGCCCATCCGCAGCCATGACTTCCACTGA
- a CDS encoding YbhB/YbcL family Raf kinase inhibitor-like protein: MLEHVPAWMGKLFSNVRAGHEKLSIVKAGVSVNTPMIDLSSTAFAAGGRLPDRFTADGSGMSPPLLWAALPEGTTRLALIVEDPDAPAPNPLVHAIVQNMPADQGRIGEGEIAEDSLLADLVGRNSYGARAWLPPDPPTGHGNHDYVFQLFALSAPVETGDDPGRSDLIEAMTSKVLGAGVLVGTYSRGEAAPSEPVAAALAPE, translated from the coding sequence ATGCTCGAACATGTGCCTGCCTGGATGGGAAAGCTCTTCTCCAATGTCCGCGCGGGGCATGAGAAGCTGTCGATCGTGAAGGCGGGGGTCAGCGTGAATACACCCATGATCGACCTTTCCAGCACGGCGTTTGCAGCTGGAGGCCGCCTGCCCGACCGCTTCACCGCCGATGGCTCGGGGATGTCACCTCCGCTGCTATGGGCTGCACTGCCGGAAGGCACCACACGCCTTGCGCTCATCGTGGAAGATCCCGATGCCCCCGCCCCTAATCCGCTCGTCCACGCAATCGTCCAGAACATGCCAGCGGATCAGGGCCGCATTGGGGAAGGCGAGATAGCAGAGGACAGCCTGCTTGCCGATCTTGTAGGCCGCAACAGCTACGGAGCGCGCGCGTGGTTGCCGCCAGATCCACCTACGGGTCATGGCAATCATGATTATGTATTTCAGCTTTTCGCTCTGAGCGCACCTGTAGAAACAGGGGATGATCCGGGGCGCTCTGACCTGATCGAGGCGATGACTAGCAAAGTGCTTGGCGCCGGCGTGCTGGTCGGCACCTATTCGCGCGGTGAGGCTGCACCATCCGAGCCTGTTGCGGCCGCGCTGGCACCCGAATGA
- a CDS encoding DUF1810 domain-containing protein: MRAHDLARFVDAQSDSYDTALAEIRSGQKRSHWMWFIFPQLRGLGHSAMAQHYGIASLDEARTYLSHPVLGPRYRTCIEAVDALGTDDPVAVFGTTDAMKLRSSLTLFEAAEPSQLIDNVLHRFFNGGRDAATQQMLSASKNATV, from the coding sequence GTGAGAGCGCATGATCTCGCCCGCTTTGTCGATGCGCAGTCCGACAGCTACGACACCGCCCTGGCTGAAATTCGCTCAGGCCAGAAGCGCTCGCACTGGATGTGGTTCATCTTCCCGCAGCTGCGCGGCCTCGGCCACAGCGCGATGGCGCAGCATTATGGCATCGCCTCGCTCGATGAGGCCCGGACTTATCTATCCCACCCGGTGCTTGGCCCCCGCTACCGCACCTGCATCGAGGCCGTCGACGCGCTCGGCACGGATGATCCTGTCGCCGTTTTCGGCACAACCGACGCCATGAAGCTGCGTTCGTCCCTCACCCTGTTCGAGGCAGCGGAGCCATCGCAGCTAATCGACAATGTGCTGCACCGTTTCTTCAACGGCGGGCGAGACGCCGCGACTCAGCAGATGCTGTCGGCGTCCAAAAACGCAACAGTTTGA
- a CDS encoding Y-family DNA polymerase has translation MSQAAIDALPAHQRPTMREMGRRSEHAEHPFKAMPSDEVGSATSAPQLSWATLWGRPTVLVLRTGQRDVITAACPVALDLGLRPGMVAAHARALVADLDVRDADPDADHALLDRLALHAARHWTPTASVSGKDGLWLDLTGTTHLFGGEERFCRRLLAFLKRLGLTGRIAIAATPGAAHALARFGTSDSMLLASGQEAQALADLPLGALRLEPEALASAARFGIERIADLYPMPRGPLARRLGLRTVERLDQARGLMAEPIVPVVPTEAPLVTRHLLEPIGTPESIAQVISDLVDDLVAVLLERGVGARMVLLTAVRVDGEPQRLMVGASRATRDSRHLKRMFGLRLAQLEPGLGIETMHLAVPHHEPLGAETMGALLETSRKGRDLAPLVDQLSARAGEAALFRLTAHESDVPERAARRIKPLLTPTGWPRWKRPVRLLRRPELLSNVVALMPDHPPRRFTWRRQDYHVVAGDGPERIHGEWWRADVEKWAVRDYFRVEAQGGERFWLFRRGDGVDPDTGDLSWHLHGLFG, from the coding sequence TTGTCGCAGGCAGCGATCGACGCGCTGCCTGCGCATCAGCGACCGACCATGCGCGAGATGGGACGACGCAGCGAGCATGCCGAACATCCCTTCAAGGCGATGCCGTCCGACGAAGTGGGTAGCGCGACGTCCGCGCCGCAGCTCAGCTGGGCAACGCTTTGGGGACGCCCCACCGTGCTCGTTCTGCGGACAGGGCAGCGCGATGTCATCACCGCTGCCTGCCCGGTGGCGCTCGACCTTGGCCTGCGCCCCGGCATGGTCGCGGCGCATGCCCGCGCGCTGGTAGCCGATCTCGATGTCAGAGACGCCGACCCGGACGCAGATCACGCGCTGCTTGATCGGCTGGCGCTTCATGCTGCGCGGCATTGGACACCCACTGCAAGCGTATCGGGTAAGGATGGCCTCTGGCTTGACCTTACCGGCACCACCCACCTGTTCGGCGGCGAAGAGCGCTTCTGCCGTCGGCTGCTCGCATTTCTCAAGCGCCTCGGCCTGACCGGTCGCATCGCGATTGCCGCCACGCCCGGTGCTGCTCATGCACTGGCGCGGTTTGGCACTAGCGATAGCATGCTGCTTGCGTCTGGCCAGGAAGCGCAAGCTCTCGCAGATCTGCCGCTCGGCGCGCTCCGCCTCGAACCAGAGGCACTGGCCTCGGCGGCCCGGTTCGGCATCGAACGCATCGCCGATCTCTACCCCATGCCGCGTGGGCCACTTGCCCGTCGGCTCGGGCTCAGGACAGTCGAGCGGCTGGATCAGGCGCGAGGGCTGATGGCTGAACCGATCGTCCCTGTCGTGCCAACGGAAGCACCGCTCGTGACGCGTCATCTGCTCGAGCCCATCGGCACTCCCGAAAGCATCGCGCAGGTCATCTCCGACCTTGTCGACGATCTGGTGGCCGTGCTCCTCGAGCGTGGAGTTGGCGCGCGCATGGTCCTGCTCACAGCGGTGCGGGTGGATGGCGAGCCCCAGCGCCTGATGGTCGGCGCTTCACGTGCAACGCGCGATTCCAGGCACTTGAAGCGCATGTTCGGGCTCAGGCTTGCGCAACTCGAGCCTGGCCTCGGCATCGAAACGATGCATCTGGCCGTGCCCCATCACGAACCACTTGGTGCCGAAACCATGGGCGCGCTGCTCGAAACATCGCGCAAGGGGCGCGATCTTGCGCCGCTTGTCGACCAGCTGAGCGCGCGCGCCGGGGAAGCTGCATTGTTTCGTCTGACCGCCCATGAAAGCGATGTGCCCGAACGCGCCGCCAGGCGCATAAAACCGCTGTTGACGCCAACAGGCTGGCCGCGATGGAAACGCCCCGTGCGCTTGCTGCGCCGACCCGAACTTCTGTCCAATGTCGTCGCACTGATGCCCGACCACCCGCCGCGCCGGTTTACCTGGCGGCGGCAGGATTATCACGTCGTGGCGGGCGACGGCCCCGAGCGCATTCATGGCGAGTGGTGGCGCGCCGATGTCGAGAAATGGGCGGTGCGGGACTATTTCCGGGTTGAGGCACAGGGGGGCGAGCGCTTCTGGCTGTTCCGACGCGGCGACGGCGTCGATCCCGACACTGGTGACTTAAGCTGGCACCTGCACGGGTTGTTCGGATGA